In one Bacillus sp. PK3_68 genomic region, the following are encoded:
- a CDS encoding DUF2905 domain-containing protein — protein MSGIGKTLMLIGVVIFVLGLVMQFVKIGRLPGDLLFKKGNTTFYFPIMTSIIASIVLSLIFYVIGRWK, from the coding sequence ATGAGCGGAATCGGTAAGACACTGATGTTAATCGGTGTAGTGATCTTTGTGTTAGGGCTAGTGATGCAGTTTGTTAAAATAGGGCGTCTGCCTGGCGACCTGTTATTCAAAAAAGGAAATACCACATTTTATTTTCCGATTATGACATCTATTATTGCCAGCATTGTACTGTCACTCATTTTTTATGTGATCGGAAGATGGAAATAA
- the ruvA gene encoding Holliday junction branch migration protein RuvA has product MYEYIKGSVAFVGPEYVVIENGGIGFQILTPNPFAFSKHEQQTVTVYVHQHVREDVLALYGFVSIEEKRLFEKLISVSGIGPKGALAVLASGEPQQVVSAIEQEDERFLTKFPGVGKKTARQMILDLKGKLADVVPEFFPNLFQPEGMEQKAAVYAELEEALLALEALGYSAREIKKVSVKLKAEQLTTDQYIRKGLQLLLNG; this is encoded by the coding sequence TTGTATGAATATATTAAAGGCAGCGTAGCGTTCGTAGGTCCGGAATATGTGGTAATTGAAAATGGCGGCATTGGCTTTCAAATATTAACGCCAAATCCATTTGCTTTTTCCAAACACGAACAGCAGACTGTCACTGTGTATGTGCATCAGCATGTACGCGAAGATGTGCTGGCGCTGTATGGATTTGTTTCTATAGAAGAAAAGAGGCTGTTCGAGAAATTGATTTCGGTGTCGGGCATCGGGCCGAAAGGAGCGTTAGCTGTATTGGCGAGCGGAGAGCCTCAGCAAGTAGTATCGGCTATTGAACAAGAAGATGAAAGGTTTTTAACGAAATTCCCGGGTGTTGGCAAGAAGACTGCTCGGCAAATGATTTTAGATTTAAAAGGAAAATTAGCGGATGTTGTGCCGGAGTTTTTTCCGAATTTATTTCAGCCGGAGGGCATGGAACAAAAAGCGGCTGTTTACGCTGAGCTAGAAGAAGCATTGCTCGCGCTTGAGGCACTTGGCTATTCTGCACGGGAAATTAAGAAGGTAAGTGTGAAGCTGAAAGCAGAGCAGTTAACGACAGACCAATATATCCGCAAAGGCTTGCAATTACTGCTGAATGGATAA
- a CDS encoding LysM peptidoglycan-binding domain-containing protein has protein sequence MIIHVIQKGETLAQLARRYGVEVAQIEAANELPDRDRLLIGQALVIPLLAQRHRVQAGETLRQIGQRYGVTVREIIRVNRIRDPERINPGMMLYIPARRHVVEAGETLSQIAQRYGADVQELMRINNIRRPASIYPGMVLYIPFERPVIDVNAYTIEKGEEGARQVREVGEYLTYVSPFAYIMRADGGLELINDTATIQAAQAAQVVPMMAITNFTASDPGSRLASTILRSRELQDTLLTNVIQIMKRKGYQGINIDFENVFPADRERYNQFLQRAVDRLHPEGFFVSTALAPKTSANQKGLLYEAHDYEAHGRIVDFVILMTYEWGYRFGPPQAISPLNQIRRVLDYAVSVIPRNKIFFGFQIYARDWLLPHQQGQEAQTFDMQEAIRRAVRYEAPIQYDSASQSPFYRYTDQQGRTHEVWFEDARSAQAKFDVVKDYNLRGISYWVLGYPFPQNWLLLQSNFRIRKIG, from the coding sequence ATGATTATACATGTGATTCAAAAGGGAGAAACGCTCGCTCAGCTGGCTCGCAGGTACGGAGTAGAAGTAGCACAGATTGAAGCTGCCAATGAGTTGCCTGATCGCGATCGTCTTTTGATTGGCCAGGCTTTAGTTATTCCTCTTTTGGCTCAGCGACATAGAGTGCAAGCGGGGGAAACATTGCGGCAAATTGGCCAACGATATGGGGTAACAGTAAGAGAGATTATTCGGGTGAACCGAATAAGGGATCCGGAACGCATTAATCCTGGAATGATGTTATATATCCCGGCGAGAAGACACGTAGTAGAGGCAGGGGAAACATTATCCCAAATTGCTCAGCGGTATGGAGCAGATGTGCAAGAATTAATGAGAATTAATAACATTCGGCGCCCGGCTTCCATTTATCCAGGGATGGTTTTATATATTCCCTTTGAAAGACCCGTGATTGATGTGAACGCCTATACGATTGAAAAGGGAGAGGAGGGTGCCAGGCAAGTCCGGGAGGTGGGTGAGTACTTAACCTATGTTTCTCCATTTGCTTATATTATGAGAGCAGACGGCGGATTGGAATTGATCAATGATACTGCAACGATTCAGGCTGCCCAGGCTGCCCAGGTAGTGCCAATGATGGCTATTACAAACTTTACTGCGAGCGATCCAGGCTCCAGGCTGGCAAGCACCATTTTAAGAAGCAGGGAACTGCAAGATACACTCTTAACTAATGTTATTCAAATCATGAAAAGAAAAGGTTACCAAGGAATAAATATTGATTTTGAAAATGTATTTCCGGCCGACCGTGAACGGTATAATCAATTTTTACAGCGGGCAGTAGACCGGCTGCATCCGGAAGGTTTTTTTGTCTCCACAGCTTTAGCGCCTAAAACAAGTGCTAATCAGAAAGGGTTGTTATATGAGGCGCATGATTACGAGGCTCATGGGCGAATCGTTGATTTTGTCATTTTAATGACATATGAATGGGGCTATCGTTTCGGACCGCCACAGGCTATTTCACCGCTTAATCAAATTAGGAGAGTGCTTGACTATGCAGTCTCTGTCATCCCAAGAAATAAAATCTTCTTTGGCTTCCAAATATATGCAAGAGATTGGCTGCTGCCGCATCAGCAAGGGCAGGAAGCCCAAACATTTGATATGCAAGAAGCCATTCGCCGGGCGGTAAGATATGAAGCGCCTATTCAATATGACTCCGCATCCCAGTCGCCATTTTACCGCTATACAGATCAGCAGGGGCGCACGCATGAAGTATGGTTTGAGGACGCCCGCAGTGCTCAGGCAAAGTTTGATGTTGTAAAAGATTATAATCTTCGCGGCATTAGCTATTGGGTCCTCGGATATCCATTTCCGCAAAATTGGCTGCTTTTACAGAGTAACTTTAGGATCAGAAAAATAGGATGA
- a CDS encoding YhcN/YlaJ family sporulation lipoprotein: MEKALKAFAILSLSAGLAACGIESESGYGDGNNRYEPQGYFSNAGHGDQNDRHDGPMTEWYDHSVGEEQKVIRKDKARYLQNEDDNGHPQNPSKPLAKEDRSFFERDNEQPYSSDANYHGHQSIQNVQKKNSYYTNYDGKLAEKLTRKAEGVEGVLAAQTFIGDKEIMVALQISKNSDEKAVKRAVKQTVTRDAKGADVNVSSDIGTFNYIRVLDNDLRDGGPIDLKNVRFSKEKYR, encoded by the coding sequence ATGGAGAAAGCGCTAAAAGCTTTTGCTATATTGTCTTTATCGGCTGGCCTTGCAGCATGCGGCATTGAAAGTGAAAGCGGCTATGGCGACGGAAATAATCGCTATGAACCACAAGGATATTTTTCGAATGCTGGGCATGGGGACCAAAATGATCGTCATGACGGTCCTATGACAGAATGGTACGACCATTCTGTGGGGGAGGAACAAAAAGTTATACGCAAAGACAAAGCCCGTTATCTACAAAATGAAGATGACAACGGACATCCGCAAAATCCATCGAAACCACTCGCTAAAGAGGACCGCAGCTTCTTTGAACGTGACAACGAGCAGCCCTATAGCAGTGATGCTAATTATCACGGCCATCAAAGCATTCAAAATGTCCAAAAGAAAAATTCTTACTATACCAACTACGACGGAAAGCTGGCAGAAAAATTAACTCGAAAAGCTGAAGGAGTAGAAGGTGTCCTGGCTGCTCAAACATTTATTGGCGATAAGGAAATAATGGTGGCTCTGCAAATTTCTAAAAATAGTGATGAAAAGGCAGTAAAAAGGGCAGTCAAGCAAACAGTGACACGTGATGCCAAAGGAGCCGATGTAAACGTATCTAGTGATATCGGTACTTTTAATTACATTCGTGTTCTGGACAATGACTTGCGTGATGGCGGACCAATTGACTTAAAAAATGTCCGTTTTAGCAAAGAAAAATACAGGTAA
- a CDS encoding GTP-binding protein: MKIPVTVLSGYLGAGKTTLLNHILKNREGKKVAVIVNDMSEINIDASLIKQGGFSRTEEKLVEMQNGCICCTLREDLIKEVKKLAAIGDIDYIVIESTGISEPMPVAQTFTYMDEAVGIDLSAVCRLDTMVTVVDACRFWHDFASGESLLERKEAADETDTREVVDLLIDQIEFANVIVLNKIDLVGKEETLELKAVLEKLNPEARIVLTDHGRLSLDEVLNTNLLDFEQVSHSAGWIKELNSEHTPETEEYGISSFVYRRQLPFHPKRLKDWLENWPAEVVRAKGFIWLASRNDTACILSQAGPSIIFQGVGQWIAAYPEQEQKQMLQEEPELLKRWHHEHRDRINELVFIGIGMNKEEIEKALDCCLLTENEQKAEWSSLKDPLPPFVTA, encoded by the coding sequence ATAAAAATTCCAGTAACAGTATTAAGCGGATACTTGGGTGCAGGGAAAACCACACTGCTCAATCATATTTTAAAAAATAGGGAAGGAAAGAAAGTCGCAGTTATCGTAAACGATATGAGCGAGATTAACATCGATGCTTCACTTATTAAACAAGGTGGGTTTTCGCGGACAGAGGAAAAGCTTGTTGAAATGCAAAATGGCTGTATTTGTTGCACACTTCGGGAGGATTTAATTAAAGAAGTGAAAAAGCTTGCAGCAATTGGCGATATCGATTATATCGTGATTGAATCAACGGGGATTAGCGAGCCTATGCCGGTAGCTCAGACATTTACATACATGGATGAAGCTGTAGGAATTGATTTATCAGCTGTTTGCCGGCTTGATACGATGGTAACGGTTGTAGACGCGTGTCGTTTTTGGCATGACTTTGCTTCCGGTGAGAGCCTGCTTGAACGAAAAGAAGCGGCAGATGAAACAGACACAAGAGAAGTGGTTGATTTATTAATTGACCAAATTGAGTTTGCTAATGTTATTGTACTTAATAAAATTGATCTCGTAGGAAAAGAGGAAACACTGGAATTAAAGGCAGTTTTGGAAAAGTTGAATCCAGAGGCCCGTATTGTTTTAACAGATCATGGCCGCCTTTCACTAGATGAGGTACTCAATACGAATTTACTCGATTTTGAACAGGTGAGTCATAGTGCTGGGTGGATTAAAGAGTTGAACAGTGAACATACACCGGAAACAGAAGAATATGGGATTTCCTCTTTTGTTTATCGCAGACAGCTGCCATTTCATCCGAAGCGCTTAAAGGATTGGCTGGAAAACTGGCCAGCAGAAGTAGTTAGAGCAAAGGGATTTATTTGGCTCGCTTCCCGCAATGATACAGCCTGCATACTATCACAAGCCGGACCTTCCATCATCTTTCAGGGAGTCGGACAATGGATTGCTGCTTATCCTGAGCAGGAGCAAAAGCAAATGCTACAGGAGGAACCTGAATTACTGAAAAGATGGCATCATGAACATAGAGACCGGATAAATGAGCTTGTATTTATTGGGATTGGAATGAATAAAGAAGAAATTGAAAAGGCACTCGATTGCTGTTTGTTGACCGAGAACGAACAAAAAGCAGAATGGTCTTCTTTAAAAGATCCGCTGCCTCCGTTTGTAACGGCATAA
- the ruvB gene encoding Holliday junction branch migration DNA helicase RuvB yields the protein MEERIVSGTAEVDELYEEQSLRPQTLKQYIGQEQVKNNLAIFIEAARQRQETLDHVLLYGPPGLGKTTLAAVIANEMGVQMRTTAGPAIERPGDLAAVLTSLEPGDVLFIDEIHRLPRAIEEVLYPAMEDFCLDIVIGKGPSARSVRLDLPPFTLIGATTRAGSLSAPLRDRFGVLSRLEYYNEEQLREVVMRTADIFQTAIDPAGATEIARRSRGTPRIANRLLKRVRDYAQVRGNGIITYELAEEALELLQVDRRGLDHIDHKLLKAIIGRFRGGPVGVETIAASIGEEAGTIEDVYEPYLLQIGFLQRTPRGRIVSELVYQHFHMEVPTDERNR from the coding sequence ATGGAAGAACGCATCGTTTCCGGAACGGCTGAAGTGGACGAGTTATATGAGGAGCAATCACTGCGTCCTCAGACATTAAAACAATATATTGGCCAGGAGCAAGTGAAAAATAATCTGGCAATTTTTATTGAAGCCGCCCGTCAGCGACAGGAAACTCTCGATCATGTACTATTGTATGGACCACCTGGTCTTGGCAAAACCACACTTGCCGCTGTGATTGCTAATGAAATGGGTGTGCAGATGCGGACGACAGCAGGACCGGCGATTGAGCGGCCAGGTGATTTGGCTGCCGTTCTAACATCACTCGAACCGGGTGATGTGCTGTTTATTGATGAAATTCACCGGCTGCCGCGTGCGATTGAGGAAGTGCTGTATCCAGCGATGGAGGATTTTTGCCTTGATATTGTAATCGGCAAGGGGCCGAGTGCCCGATCTGTCCGCCTGGATTTGCCGCCATTTACCTTGATTGGAGCAACGACAAGAGCAGGCTCTCTTTCTGCCCCACTGCGAGACCGTTTCGGTGTGTTAAGCCGTCTTGAGTATTATAATGAGGAGCAGCTCCGCGAAGTGGTTATGCGAACAGCAGATATATTTCAAACAGCGATTGATCCTGCCGGCGCCACTGAGATTGCTCGCCGATCCAGGGGCACACCTCGGATTGCTAATCGGCTCTTAAAAAGGGTGCGCGACTATGCACAGGTGCGTGGAAATGGCATAATTACCTATGAGCTGGCAGAAGAGGCGCTTGAATTGCTGCAGGTCGACCGTAGAGGACTTGATCACATTGACCACAAATTGTTAAAAGCAATTATTGGGCGATTTCGTGGCGGTCCCGTCGGTGTGGAAACAATAGCTGCAAGCATTGGTGAAGAAGCCGGCACGATTGAAGATGTGTATGAGCCGTACTTGCTGCAAATTGGCTTTTTGCAGCGGACACCAAGAGGACGGATCGTCAGTGAATTGGTGTACCAGCATTTTCATATGGAGGTTCCGACAGATGAGCGGAATCGGTAA
- the safA gene encoding SafA/ExsA family spore coat assembly protein — MRIHIVQKGDTLWTIAKKYGVNFDELKKLNAQLSNPDLIMPGMKIKVPTPAGTMKKEMPVKEAPVVPMQMPNKEAPVVPPPKPVKEQPTQVSPVKEQPKEQPKQPMMPPLPPVVPEVEINQVFQMNMEQMQQTVQPPPPPTPPVKPDNIFPGLDKKEELVESTSVPIMPPPMPEIEMAPQLQGGSNYPMSAYVNQHQMAPQVQGYGMHPGMHPQWCMPMPTPMEMPMQMPMQQAPLMQPSYEMGEEIMESSEEISSHYPMMNYPSSDHVQITQEAGVVAPMNYAPPMYPTIAPYQMPPHPSHSYCVPCTHAMPGAGYPGYPMPMEYAMESPDYGGYPQVMGAYQPPAYYPPPMMQPPYMPGYSPQPMMYPTGE, encoded by the coding sequence ATGAGAATCCATATTGTTCAGAAAGGAGATACACTCTGGACGATCGCTAAAAAATACGGAGTGAACTTTGATGAGTTAAAAAAATTAAACGCACAGTTGTCCAATCCAGACTTGATTATGCCAGGTATGAAGATCAAAGTCCCTACACCGGCAGGAACCATGAAAAAAGAGATGCCAGTAAAAGAAGCGCCGGTTGTTCCTATGCAAATGCCAAACAAAGAGGCGCCGGTCGTTCCTCCACCAAAGCCTGTTAAAGAGCAGCCAACACAAGTTTCACCGGTGAAAGAACAGCCGAAAGAACAGCCGAAACAACCGATGATGCCACCGCTTCCTCCAGTTGTACCAGAGGTGGAGATTAATCAAGTGTTCCAAATGAATATGGAACAAATGCAGCAGACGGTTCAACCGCCACCACCTCCTACTCCACCTGTTAAGCCGGACAATATATTTCCGGGACTTGATAAAAAGGAAGAATTAGTAGAAAGCACAAGTGTTCCAATTATGCCGCCGCCTATGCCGGAGATAGAGATGGCACCACAACTACAAGGAGGAAGTAATTATCCAATGAGCGCATATGTGAATCAACATCAAATGGCCCCACAAGTACAAGGGTATGGTATGCATCCAGGCATGCATCCACAATGGTGCATGCCAATGCCAACGCCAATGGAGATGCCGATGCAGATGCCGATGCAGCAAGCACCTCTCATGCAGCCTTCATATGAGATGGGCGAAGAAATAATGGAATCCTCTGAAGAAATATCGTCACATTATCCAATGATGAATTATCCGTCATCTGATCATGTGCAAATCACACAAGAAGCAGGAGTCGTTGCGCCAATGAATTACGCGCCACCAATGTATCCAACCATTGCTCCTTATCAGATGCCGCCGCATCCATCGCACAGTTACTGTGTACCGTGCACGCATGCTATGCCGGGAGCAGGCTATCCAGGCTATCCTATGCCAATGGAATATGCGATGGAATCACCGGATTACGGAGGCTATCCGCAAGTTATGGGAGCTTATCAGCCGCCTGCTTATTACCCACCTCCGATGATGCAGCCGCCTTATATGCCGGGGTATTCTCCGCAGCCAATGATGTACCCAACGGGGGAATGA
- the rpmG gene encoding 50S ribosomal protein L33 has product MRVTITLACTETGDRNYMKTKNKRTNSERLELKKYCPRLKRPTLHRETK; this is encoded by the coding sequence ATGAGAGTAACTATTACATTAGCATGTACGGAGACAGGAGATAGAAATTACATGAAAACAAAGAATAAACGGACAAACTCGGAACGATTGGAACTGAAAAAGTATTGTCCACGGCTGAAAAGACCTACGCTGCACAGGGAAACAAAATAA
- a CDS encoding BofC N-terminal domain-containing protein — protein sequence MKGPVLVMLLLCVLSGGVYALREKEKEGEGLAAVQEKPHSVQVTLLEVGRDGQLRKSVHQEVIWAMEDFWSEYKRYQLVDMNAKEVIFEKRQ from the coding sequence GTGAAAGGTCCTGTGCTTGTAATGTTACTGCTCTGTGTGCTGTCAGGCGGTGTATATGCGCTGAGAGAGAAAGAGAAAGAAGGAGAAGGTCTGGCAGCCGTTCAAGAAAAGCCACACAGTGTTCAAGTGACACTTCTGGAAGTAGGAAGAGACGGTCAATTAAGGAAGTCAGTCCATCAGGAAGTTATTTGGGCAATGGAAGATTTCTGGTCAGAGTATAAGAGGTATCAGCTTGTTGATATGAACGCAAAAGAAGTTATATTTGAAAAACGACAATGA
- the yajC gene encoding preprotein translocase subunit YajC, producing the protein MQSIIMLVLMFVLFYFLLIRPQQKRQKSVAEMQNSLQKGDRVVTIGGLHGFIDAIEEGTVVIKCGDGSRLTYDRSAIREVSEKAVTPQ; encoded by the coding sequence ATGCAGTCAATTATTATGCTCGTGTTGATGTTTGTTTTATTTTACTTTTTGCTTATCCGTCCACAACAAAAGCGTCAAAAATCAGTAGCGGAAATGCAAAACAGTTTGCAAAAAGGCGACAGAGTGGTGACTATCGGCGGTTTGCATGGATTTATCGATGCAATTGAAGAAGGCACAGTCGTGATTAAATGCGGGGATGGCAGCCGTCTTACATATGATCGTTCTGCCATTCGTGAAGTGTCCGAAAAAGCAGTGACACCTCAATAA
- the tgt gene encoding tRNA guanosine(34) transglycosylase Tgt, translating into MPAIKYELIKTCKQTGARLGRVHTPHGSFETPVFMPVGTLATVKTMSPEELKEMGANIILSNTYHLWLRPGHEIVKEAGGLHKFMNWDRSILTDSGGFQVFSLSDFRKIEEEGVHFRNHLNGDKLFLSPEKAMEIQNALGSDIMMAFDECPPYPAEYDYMKRSVERTSRWAERCLNAHSRPEDQGLFGIVQGGEYEELRRQSANDLVSLDFPGYAIGGLSVGEPKDVMNRVLEFTTPLLPAQKPRYLMGVGSPDSLIDGAIRGVDMFDCVLPTRIARNGTLMTSEGRLVVKNAKYARDFGPLDENCDCYTCRNYSRAYIRHLIRANETFGIRLTTYHNLYFLIKLMEQVREAIREDRLGDFREEFFETYGFNRPDAKNF; encoded by the coding sequence TTGCCAGCAATTAAATATGAATTAATCAAAACGTGTAAGCAAACGGGAGCTCGTCTGGGACGTGTTCACACACCGCATGGAAGTTTTGAGACGCCTGTGTTCATGCCGGTAGGAACATTGGCGACTGTTAAGACGATGTCTCCGGAAGAGTTAAAAGAAATGGGCGCTAACATTATTTTGAGTAATACATACCACCTTTGGCTGCGCCCTGGCCATGAAATCGTTAAAGAAGCAGGTGGTCTTCATAAATTTATGAATTGGGACCGGTCGATTTTAACAGATTCAGGCGGTTTTCAAGTATTTTCTTTAAGTGATTTTCGTAAAATTGAAGAAGAGGGGGTTCACTTTCGTAATCATTTAAATGGGGACAAGCTGTTTTTATCTCCGGAAAAAGCAATGGAGATTCAAAATGCGCTTGGGTCTGATATTATGATGGCGTTTGATGAGTGCCCGCCCTATCCTGCAGAGTATGATTACATGAAACGCTCAGTCGAAAGAACCTCTCGCTGGGCAGAAAGGTGTTTGAATGCTCATTCTCGACCGGAGGATCAAGGGCTGTTCGGCATCGTCCAAGGAGGAGAATATGAAGAGCTCCGCCGTCAAAGTGCCAATGACTTAGTTTCTCTCGACTTCCCAGGCTATGCGATCGGTGGCTTGTCTGTTGGAGAGCCAAAAGATGTGATGAATCGCGTGCTTGAATTCACCACTCCGCTTTTGCCGGCACAAAAGCCGCGCTACTTGATGGGGGTTGGTTCGCCTGATTCTTTAATTGACGGGGCGATCCGTGGCGTAGACATGTTTGATTGTGTATTGCCAACGCGAATTGCAAGAAATGGGACACTGATGACGAGTGAGGGAAGATTGGTTGTAAAAAATGCTAAATATGCCCGGGATTTTGGGCCGCTTGATGAAAATTGTGACTGCTACACGTGCCGAAATTACTCGCGCGCTTACATTCGTCACCTCATACGTGCGAATGAAACATTTGGAATTAGGCTTACAACTTACCATAACTTATATTTTCTGATAAAATTAATGGAACAAGTAAGAGAAGCGATTAGAGAAGACCGTCTGGGAGACTTTAGGGAAGAATTTTTCGAGACCTACGGTTTTAACCGTCCGGATGCGAAAAACTTCTAA
- a CDS encoding aminoglycoside phosphotransferase family protein — translation MKNKFQQGDGLTPRLLFLLSARLEETIQTVFSLKKGKWLVITNRNKWFVKKYASLSQLEKQIQLCHFLSDQGFTQVILFHSVTPIIFEKQIFAVMPFIEPAKKTFYFQTEEEREEALALLSVFHQQTEKLPEKITACFPHFDQAAVWRKRLTAFQRELPELIRYFPASVLEHYAEAGKWCLDHLSDQPKDEGKLAVIHGDVASHNFFRSADGTLYLIDFDLAAQAPVLFDYVQWTNRVLPLVDWNLEKVMEHRVITPYTHKKNWFIYTLFPADVFRECRRFARAPLKEKSQLTSMLMS, via the coding sequence ATGAAGAATAAATTTCAGCAGGGAGACGGATTAACACCTCGTCTCCTTTTTCTGTTATCCGCTCGTTTGGAGGAAACGATACAAACAGTTTTTTCATTAAAAAAAGGAAAATGGCTCGTCATTACAAATAGAAACAAGTGGTTCGTTAAAAAGTATGCTTCCCTGTCACAACTGGAGAAGCAAATTCAGTTATGTCATTTTTTATCTGACCAAGGGTTTACGCAGGTGATTCTTTTTCATTCTGTCACACCTATCATATTTGAGAAGCAGATTTTTGCTGTTATGCCCTTTATCGAGCCCGCAAAAAAAACTTTTTACTTTCAAACAGAGGAAGAAAGAGAAGAGGCATTGGCTTTACTTTCAGTCTTTCACCAGCAGACCGAGAAACTCCCTGAAAAAATTACCGCCTGCTTTCCCCATTTTGATCAGGCTGCTGTTTGGCGTAAAAGGCTGACTGCATTTCAAAGAGAGTTGCCTGAATTGATACGTTATTTTCCTGCTTCCGTTTTAGAGCATTACGCGGAGGCAGGCAAGTGGTGTTTAGATCACTTATCCGATCAGCCTAAGGATGAAGGCAAATTGGCAGTGATTCATGGAGATGTGGCTTCTCATAACTTTTTTCGATCAGCTGATGGAACGCTTTATTTAATTGATTTTGACTTAGCTGCACAAGCGCCCGTTTTATTTGATTATGTACAATGGACCAACCGGGTTCTTCCGCTTGTCGATTGGAACTTAGAGAAAGTTATGGAGCATCGCGTAATAACTCCATACACGCATAAAAAGAACTGGTTTATTTATACGTTGTTTCCAGCGGATGTTTTTCGTGAATGTCGACGGTTTGCTCGGGCTCCTCTCAAGGAAAAAAGTCAGCTTACAAGCATGCTTATGAGCTAA
- the queA gene encoding tRNA preQ1(34) S-adenosylmethionine ribosyltransferase-isomerase QueA, producing MKVEEFDFNLPEELIAQTPLAERAESRLMVLDKETGAIQHEVFKNITSFLQPGDCLVLNDTKVMPARLYGTKTDTGAKIEVLLLKQEEGDRWETLVKPAKRIKEGSQIIFGDGRLSAVCTGEKEHGGRILDFSYEGIFYEVLDELGEMPLPPYIKEQLEERDRYQTVFAKERGSAAAPTAGLHFTEELLEEIRAMGVHTAFLTLHVGLGTFRPVSVEAIEEHEMHAEFYHLSEGTAHLIQKVKEEGGRIISVGTTSTRTLETIARDYNGRIEAASGWTDIFIYPGFDFKAIDGMITNFHLPKSTLIMLVSALAGKEHVMNAYKEAVAEKYRFFSFGDAMLIK from the coding sequence GTGAAAGTAGAGGAATTTGACTTTAATCTGCCTGAAGAATTAATTGCACAGACGCCGCTTGCCGAGCGGGCGGAGAGCCGGTTGATGGTGCTTGATAAAGAAACAGGTGCTATTCAGCATGAAGTATTCAAAAATATCACCTCTTTTTTACAACCAGGTGATTGTCTTGTCTTGAACGACACAAAAGTTATGCCAGCCCGGCTGTACGGTACAAAAACAGATACAGGTGCGAAAATTGAAGTGCTCCTGCTAAAACAGGAGGAGGGCGACCGTTGGGAAACACTTGTAAAACCGGCGAAGCGTATTAAAGAGGGCAGTCAGATTATATTCGGAGACGGCCGGCTTTCCGCTGTTTGTACAGGTGAAAAAGAGCATGGTGGCCGAATTTTAGATTTTTCTTATGAAGGAATTTTTTACGAAGTGCTTGATGAGCTTGGAGAAATGCCGCTGCCGCCTTATATTAAAGAACAGCTGGAGGAGCGTGATCGTTACCAGACGGTCTTTGCGAAAGAACGGGGATCAGCTGCTGCTCCGACAGCCGGACTTCACTTTACAGAAGAGCTGCTGGAAGAAATCCGAGCCATGGGCGTACATACCGCTTTTTTAACGTTGCATGTCGGTCTCGGTACTTTCCGCCCGGTGTCTGTGGAGGCGATCGAGGAACATGAAATGCATGCTGAGTTTTACCATTTGTCGGAAGGAACGGCTCATCTTATTCAGAAAGTGAAAGAAGAGGGAGGCCGTATCATCAGTGTGGGCACGACTTCAACAAGAACATTGGAAACAATAGCTCGGGATTATAACGGACGTATCGAAGCAGCCAGCGGCTGGACGGACATTTTTATTTATCCCGGCTTTGACTTTAAAGCAATTGACGGCATGATCACCAACTTCCACTTGCCCAAATCTACATTAATCATGCTGGTAAGTGCCCTTGCCGGAAAAGAGCATGTGATGAATGCTTACAAGGAAGCAGTAGCTGAGAAATATCGCTTCTTCAGCTTTGGCGATGCGATGCTAATTAAGTAA